The Anomaloglossus baeobatrachus isolate aAnoBae1 chromosome 5, aAnoBae1.hap1, whole genome shotgun sequence genome includes the window cttaggggtgcttcacacacagcgagctcgctgccgagatcgctgctgagtcacgctttttgtgacgcagcagtgacctcattagcgatctcgctgtgtgtgacaatgagcagcgatctggcccctgctgcgagatcgctgctcgttacacacagccctggttcgttttcttcaaagccgctctcctgctgtgacacacagatcgctgtgtgtgacagcaagagagcgacaaatgaagcgagcagggagcaggagccggcgtctgacagctgaggtaagctgtatccaagataaacatcgggtaaccaaggtggttacccgatatttaccttagttaccagcctctgcagctctcacgctgccagtgccggctccggctctctgcacatgtagctgctgtacacatcgggttaattaacccgatgtgtacagcagctaggagagcaaggagccagcgctaagcagtgtgcgcggctccctgctctctgcacatgtagctgcattacacatcgggttaattaacccgatgtgtactgtagctaggagagcaaggagccagcgctcagtgtgcgcggctccctgctccctgctcacactggtaactaatgtaaacatcgggtaaccatacccgatgattaccttagttaccagtctccgcagcttccagacggcggctccgtgcaagcgcagcgtcgcttgcacgtcgctgctggctgggggctgttcactggtcgctggtgagatctgcctgtttgacagctcaccagcgaccatgtagcgatgcagcagcgatcctgaccaggtcagatcgctggtcggatcgctgctgcatcgctaagtgtgaaggtaccctaagagtgtgtgtggaagaaggaATGCCACCACAGGCCTCCTGTAACCGTtatttcaggtgccccacatcctggctCCTGGATCTGCGGttttgctctcggtgtgtcaagaatGGGAGAAGAGAATTGCGTTGACGAGTATTCCCTGTTTGACCTCTTAATATATGAAGTGCTCCACCACATTTATTGTTAAATTTGACATCACAACTCTTTTAATTGTATTTTTTAAATGGTATTTTGTATGTTTTTATACCGGCTCATCTTACTTCCAGATAGGCTTTTACAAAATTGGATACTAGTGATTGATATCTTTTTCAGAATTTTCCTAACttttcaaggatggatatggacagggacaggatggcggagaggatattacacctcaccctagagatcctcttccggcttactggagaggtgagagattctgatgacgtcacattacatcattcttatctatgggaataacagatggacagaactggagaggtgaggactctggaaatgtctgtagtgagatttattactgtgtctctccataaccaggattacacagtagtgaagaagacctctagtgagcgctgtcaggcccctgtgtctgagggatggggaagacccctgagcccaatcacggggcctccacctcaccacccgatacatgaggacatcaatgaccagaagatcctagaactcacctacaagatgattgagctgctgactggagaggtgacactgctgggaatgctgggacattatacagtaacgctatgaagggatcgggggtgacggtatcattgtatgtgtcaggttcctataaggtgtcaggacgtcaccgtctatttctccatggaggagtgggagtatttagaaggacacaaagatctgtacaaggacgccatgatggaggatccccagcccctcacatcaccaggtaatagacaggactaaatacacacggcctataattatctgtatgtaaggaatgaattcagtccctgtatgtgtctcctccagttctatccagtaagaggacaacaccagagagatgtccccgtcctcttctcccacaggactgtaaacaagaagattccgatgttcctcaggatcatcaggtagatggagagaaggagccatgaaatctccctatgatgtgtagacggctgtgaatgtcttgtgctcagtcttgttttatcctccagtattatatgtgttatacttgtgtaatgagagcggtggagatcatagtatcatagttttttatcatagtttttaaggttgaagggagactctaagtccatctagttcaacccgtagcctaacatgttgatccagaggaaggcaaaaaaaaccccaatgtggcaaacaagttccaatggggaaaaaatttccttcctgactccacatccggcaatcagactagttccctggatcaataccctgtcataaaatctaatatacataactggtaatattacatttttcaagaaaggcgtccaggctctgcttaaatgttagtagtgaatcactcattacaacatcatgcggcagagagttccatagtctccatagagatggcaggattagagctgatcatagatgggacttctccatctgtctgtgacttttacaatatttgtttcaggaggAAGATCTGactcatattaatactacagagacatatatgAGGGGTGATGagaggagtaaagaggagattcctacagataaccgcccaggtgagtagtcacCACAGCTGGAATATGGACATGAAATATACCTATGAGAATGTGGCACATTTCTTGATTTGGGATTTTTCCAAATTTGAGAACTGAGGAGCAATTAGCTTTTATTAAATCCATATTAAAATACTCTGTGATAACAGAACATGGAGGCATATACCCAAATAATGGAAGATTCTTAGGCAGATGGACAGTCAGTGCTTTGGGTGGCGGAATTGCTGCTCACCTTGTATGGATTTACTTCTtgtgaaaaaatattttaaaaattcatCCCGAGGAGCTTGAATGTCTAAAATATCTTCTTGGTCTAATAATTCTACATTGTCCACACAGAGGtcttgttaaaaatatactcttaaatatatttttcttcaaatacaggataagacgcatgaaaaatggaatacaaaatgtgtaaaaaataaatgtagtttatatctgataaaaatgattgccagaatcagttacagaaaggaaaaatcatattcttcattagcttacgtaaattgttcaatgagtccatacaaatcaatagaaatcttcctcCATTTCACCTTGGTTCCCAAATAGAATCATACTGCAGGCCTGACAGGCATGTCTTGCTACTTGGATCGGGTGGCCGGACTCTGCAGCCTCGACATGTGTGaattgactctcggagcaggagtgaatgaccccctccatcgtgtcatgttatatgacaactgtccaaaccatatagggtatttcagctgaacacagttacacatgacgtagtcactagaagcttccagatggaaggatatatatatctatatatatatatatatatatatatagatatatatagatatatatatatatatcatgtcagcacttatgtatattcaatatggatatcttaatatttattccttataagaactttatcgataagctatgccctccaacataaacagaactgtgaacatatataatatgtcctactataaaatgtttgataactagatgtattaattttaatgtttttacaattcccccttgaggcgggtaaattattaattattattattaatgaaaccccgaaaatgaattaatacatcattaaaataacagatcttctttccttatttggcgataatggattaatatcaataataatgatgaataataatcaatttgcattattcatgttgtatgttcaacaatataataatgtggattcatgttatggtaggccgtgactgataatcatataaaatacataattatactttcttAAATTtaaaagatgcaaaacagatccgatcaccatatgatgtcctctgagatgatttcttcttatctccgatgtaatccggcataaacacagtctcttaaaaatgaatcctttgataaaaaatgaatggttaccaatttgatacagtcccatattgtttaGCATTGTtaggtccataaactttattctttattgcaaagtccatagccaatgtacagttaggtccagaaatatttggacagtgacacaagttttgttattttagctgtttacaaaaacatgttcagaaatacaattatatatataatatgggctgaaagtgcacactcccagctgcaatatgagagttttcacatccaaatcggagaaagggtttaggaatcatagctctgtaatgcatagcctcctctttttcaagggaccaaaagtaatttgacaagggactctaagggctgcaattaactctgaaggcgtctccctcgttaacctgtaatcaatgaagtacttaaaaggtctggggttgattacaggtgtgtggttttgcatttggaagctgttgctgtgaccagacaaaatgcggtctaaggaactctcaattgaggtgaagcagaacatcctgaggctgaaaaaaaagaaaaaatccatcagagagatagcagacatgcttggagtagcaaaattaacagtcgggtacattctgagaaaaaaggaattgactggtgagcttgggaactcaaaaaggcctgggcgtccacggatgacaacagtggtggatgatcgccgcatactttctttggtgaagaagaacccgttcacaacatcaactgaagttcagaacactctcagtgaagtaggtgtatctgtctctaagtcaacagtaaagagaagactccatgaaagtaaatacaaagggttcacatctagatgcaaaccattcatcaattccaaaaatagacaggccagagttacatttgctgaaaaacacctcatgaagccagctcagttctggaaaagtattctatggacagatgagacaaagatcaacctgtaccagaatgatgggaagaaaaaagtttggagaagaaagggaacggcacatgatccaaggcacaccacatcctctgtaaaacatggtggaggcaacgtgatggcatgggcatgcatggctttcaatggcactgggtcacttgtgtttattgatgacataacagcagacaagagtagccggatgaattctgaagtgtaccgggatatacattcagccaaatgccgcaaagttgatcggacggcgcttcatagtacagatggacaatgacccaaagcatacagccaaagctacccaggagttcatgagtgcaaaaaagtggaacattctgcaatggccaagtcaatcaccagatcttaacccaattgagcatgcatttcacttgctcaaatccagacttaagacggaaagacccacaaacaagcaagacctgaaggctgcggctgtaaaggcctggcaaagcattaagaaggaggaaacccagcatttggtgatgtccatgggttccagacttaaggcagtgattgcctccaaaggattcgcaacaaaatattgaaaataaaaatattttgtttgggtttggtttatatgtccaattacttttgacctcctaaaatgtggagtgtttgtaaagaaatgtgtacaattcctacaatttctatcagatatttttgttcaaaccttcaaattaaacgttacaatctgcacttgaattctgttgtagaggttttatttcaaatccaatgtggtggcatgcagagcccaactcgccaaaattgtgtcactgtccaaatatttctggacctaactgtagataaaccacagttcataagtgtagaagaatagcataggtctttgatgtctgtgcagtgtaatttacattagtcacgttTATCCTCCGTGCTGCCTGCTGTCATTTTTTGAACAGGTGATGAGACGTTATTGGTCAGCACgataggggttaactttaacacgttattGCTCTCCTTGGTAACTGTGGTGAGGTCTTAAAGCACAGACCATGTGTTataacattgtccatcctggaaccataagatcactgtctttctgaggtcccgcagtggtaagtgtattgtatgtaacacagtcttatttgagacgttaccttttggaccgttGAGTTTCAGCCTTTTAAACCTTTttgtagaatcccttttaactttagaaaaattaataaaagtatttttatctttctgtaatcttgattgaagactgattcattccctaaactAGATACCAAATGTGGCAATgatactatcactaataaatgtcacagcgtatcataactctaaggctatgtgcgcacgttgcgtactagccctgcagaaatttctgcagcgatctgaagagcacacgtgcgcttcaaatcgctgcagaaaatgtccgtagagaaaaaaaaaaaagccgattccatgcgctctgcctgcagctcctgccatagacagagcaggagctgccggcaaagcgcacggaagaagtgacatgtcacttcttagaacgcagcgcttcgggcagcagccgaagcgctgcgctctaagacgccacgtgcgcatggcccctgcacaatctccatagactgtgcaggggacgcaggacgcatgcagttacgctgcgctacaaagcgcagcgtaactgcatgtatttacgcaacgtgcgcacatagcctaatactataataccatgtcattattattatcgtagaagtattaatataattgatacttagaatgatgtaataatactgcataatggtgtagacgatagtattctcatgtaataaccttttttgtcattggtgtaattacctttccaaacccataggtggcaatggttTGAATaataccaaaatgtaatataaaatatgaaataatatttacctattataaatatgaaaagcaacaatgtggcttatttagttagatcatttgtaaaattataaaccaaagcaaataaccttttagaaaagactggatgattccatcaaaatacaatattattcattataaatgattattattgattaaaaaatataatatatattatttgtaaatataggaaggtgttacggggggaccggcagattaggaccagggggtatatatcctaatcgccagtcggggcccaccgtgctccagatgacaaaggagctgctggcacttgagggttaggcggagactatagagctggatggctctgagataacccaggaactcggaaccggtcacgtgtgttgggacacgtcagaccggacgacaacccgattagcgttttggtgcacctagcgctacaccaaccacgtgtgcaggaaacacgtcaggccgggtggtaaccaggtagtgttgaccggaagaccgccacgaaagcgccctgtcagccacgtgtgtaggacacgtcaggccgagcggtcctccgattagcgtttctggccacctctcgactggccatgtgtgtgtgtgtaggacacgtcaggccagatgggtacaccagtagcgttgaccgggaagccgaggaggataaggaacaccctgttaactccacaggggtcctggggtacgctgtccgtgcgcgtagggggcacaaccggacaggtggcgcagcaggtgcgttgtccgtgtgcgtagggggcacaatcggacaggtagcgcagcaggtgctttgtccgtgtgcgtagggggcacaatcggacaggaagcacagtagccgcagcccagttaacgccactgggctgctatagcaagactggaacggcaggagggaagcacggcgcctgaccctgatgtgccgagccacgaatcttggcgtgacaggcaccgttcgcctaaccctacctaccgcttcccaacataggcttatgccgcaatgaggctctaacatgaaggtgtgctctgactgagcaaaagtgaagactgcgcacctccatgttgtctccagccccttttataacctgggtccgccccaaacccagggtggaaccaccaaggtccaatagcagagtgtcatgtcatcagcgacgtcacatgcgacctatccggaaccgccacgtcattgatgaccccatggcagccacgccccaaacacttcaccagtcatcgtctgacgaccaatactgaggtgccagatcataggggcgggcctctgcgagccagtccggagtggccacgtcatcaggacacctgacaccctctgccctatcagggcccgccaccccacggacatgctcagtgaggtccttaccggacctagcctctgatgcactaagtgcctgagcatgctcagtagcctgagccacaggctcagaaagcagactatctgtttgagcatgctcagtaggcacatcccagaacttagacacagcacgaagtccaagtacctgtgcaaagaggctgctagggataattgtgggagcatgctcagcagcctgaactgaggacct containing:
- the LOC142312484 gene encoding oocyte zinc finger protein XlCOF29-like, with protein sequence MHGSQGPENFPNFSRMDMDRDRMAERILHLTLEILFRLTGEDYTVVKKTSSERCQAPVSEGWGRPLSPITGPPPHHPIHEDINDQKILELTYKMIELLTGEVTLLGMLGHYTVTL